A genome region from Candidatus Dadabacteria bacterium includes the following:
- a CDS encoding methyltransferase domain-containing protein: MLRVKVPCWAICASGIGSSTPTTICLEGISVAADFRTPISKAVRPEDTTEVLSKYRRSQGRGKEEYASMVTAFYDLITDAYEYGWGQSFHFALMEPGVSFGESIANHEYFLGEAIGLKPGMKVLDVGCGVGGPLRSLARKYGASIVGLNISEYQLAKCSAYNGKAGLDHLCSVLHGDFLNIQAEDGSFDAAYHIEALPHAPDKVAAFAEIFRVLRPGAVFVGYDWCMTPLYDGGNPGHRELREGIEYGNALSQIASFTQVNDGLRAVGFELVEAFDRALDADIRTPWYQPLEGSSLNLRRLPRTALGRKITSVALRVLEDVRAVPRGSSKVQEILNTAADSLVAAGRLGIFTPMYYHKACKPG; this comes from the coding sequence ATGCTGAGGGTGAAGGTTCCTTGTTGGGCGATATGCGCAAGTGGTATCGGCAGTTCTACCCCGACGACGATTTGCTTGGAGGGAATATCCGTGGCAGCTGACTTCCGTACCCCAATTTCGAAGGCGGTTCGGCCGGAGGACACGACGGAAGTGCTGTCAAAGTACCGCAGAAGCCAAGGGCGCGGCAAGGAAGAGTATGCCAGCATGGTAACGGCGTTTTACGACCTCATCACTGATGCTTACGAGTATGGATGGGGACAGTCGTTTCACTTCGCGCTGATGGAGCCCGGGGTGTCTTTCGGGGAATCCATTGCCAACCATGAGTATTTTCTGGGCGAAGCCATCGGACTGAAGCCGGGAATGAAGGTGCTTGATGTCGGGTGCGGCGTGGGCGGACCCCTGCGTTCTCTCGCAAGAAAGTACGGAGCTTCGATCGTGGGCCTCAACATCAGCGAATATCAGCTCGCAAAGTGCTCCGCGTATAACGGCAAGGCTGGCTTGGACCATCTCTGCAGCGTCCTCCACGGCGATTTCCTGAATATACAGGCGGAAGACGGGAGCTTCGACGCGGCTTACCATATCGAGGCCCTCCCTCATGCTCCGGACAAAGTCGCCGCCTTTGCCGAGATATTTCGTGTATTGCGGCCCGGCGCGGTCTTTGTCGGTTACGATTGGTGCATGACCCCCCTTTACGACGGCGGAAACCCCGGGCACCGAGAACTCAGGGAAGGAATCGAATACGGCAACGCTCTTTCGCAAATCGCTTCATTCACGCAGGTAAACGACGGCCTGCGGGCAGTTGGTTTCGAACTTGTCGAGGCGTTTGATCGCGCTCTGGACGCCGACATCAGGACGCCGTGGTATCAGCCGCTGGAAGGCAGCAGCCTGAATCTGAGGAGATTGCCGAGAACGGCGCTTGGCCGCAAAATCACTTCGGTGGCCCTGCGCGTTCTGGAAGATGTACGCGCCGTACCGAGAGGGTCATCCAAGGTACAGGAAATTCTCAATACCGCGGCTGACAGTCTCGTGGCCGCAGGACGTCTGGGAATTTTTACGCCCATGTACTACCACAAGGCGTGCAAGCCGGGATAA
- a CDS encoding SRPBCC domain-containing protein, producing MSINREVHTDRIQIDAPIDFVWDVLTDVENYGEWNPFTPRARTDFKIGSPVRLLVRMGPTKFRITETLCAFEKPRLLAWSRNFGTSWLLFVVREQHLEPVSDTSCTYHNVDLLSGVLSPFVSLFFGGYMRRGFGDVGAGLKLRAEALYRETKNRR from the coding sequence ATGAGCATCAATAGAGAAGTACATACCGACCGCATTCAGATCGACGCGCCCATTGACTTCGTTTGGGATGTCCTGACTGACGTCGAGAATTACGGCGAGTGGAATCCGTTCACACCTCGAGCCAGAACCGATTTTAAAATCGGGTCGCCCGTTCGTCTATTGGTAAGAATGGGGCCCACAAAATTCAGAATAACTGAAACTTTATGCGCATTTGAAAAACCACGCCTTCTTGCCTGGAGCAGGAATTTCGGAACTTCCTGGCTCTTGTTTGTGGTGCGGGAGCAGCATCTGGAACCTGTAAGCGACACAAGCTGCACCTACCATAATGTTGACCTGTTAAGCGGCGTGCTTTCACCGTTCGTCTCGCTGTTTTTCGGCGGTTACATGCGTCGCGGATTTGGCGATGTGGGAGCGGGATTGAAACTTCGCGCGGAGGCTCTGTATCGGGAGACGAAAAACCGCAGATAA
- a CDS encoding SDR family NAD(P)-dependent oxidoreductase produces the protein MPKTFSKSVTHIMRLFTSKPMAEETDMSGRNVIVTGAAPNSIGYETARILASWGATVVVTSIHDVELMENSLRKDLRIIGADEKKIKARRLDLCDVKSVNDFTTWYRKNYNDRLHVLVNNAGIHKNILNPRKKPPMTKDGFEIHWRTNFLGTFHLTSLLIPLLKQNGLESGDARIVNVTSHLHDRVKNKSMFGDYGDYHSWDAYGLSKLALVHFTFEIQRRFAEKYNLQSAAVHPGSVMTNLMQTQEYEGRIGYILNRICSALASVVLLRPVFGAQTSVMCASKYPLQGGKYYVRCETAESSGDTKDRDVSKLLWDNSDAWVKTLAGSSENEHQ, from the coding sequence ATGCCTAAGACGTTCTCAAAATCCGTAACTCATATCATGCGGTTGTTCACGAGCAAGCCGATGGCGGAAGAAACTGATATGTCGGGTCGGAACGTCATTGTGACAGGTGCCGCTCCTAATTCAATCGGCTACGAAACGGCCAGGATCCTCGCAAGCTGGGGAGCCACGGTAGTTGTCACCAGTATTCACGATGTTGAACTGATGGAAAACTCTTTAAGGAAAGACTTGCGAATCATTGGCGCCGATGAGAAAAAGATTAAAGCCCGCAGGTTAGACCTCTGCGATGTTAAAAGCGTCAATGATTTCACGACGTGGTACCGGAAAAATTACAACGACCGGTTGCACGTACTTGTCAATAACGCGGGGATTCACAAGAATATCCTTAATCCGAGAAAAAAGCCGCCCATGACGAAAGACGGTTTCGAAATTCACTGGCGGACTAACTTCCTCGGAACTTTCCACCTGACGAGCCTGCTGATTCCGCTTCTCAAGCAGAACGGTCTTGAAAGCGGAGACGCGCGAATTGTGAACGTGACTTCCCACCTGCACGATAGAGTGAAAAACAAGAGCATGTTTGGCGATTACGGGGACTATCACTCCTGGGATGCTTACGGGCTGTCAAAACTGGCGTTAGTCCACTTTACTTTCGAGATCCAGAGGCGATTTGCCGAAAAGTACAACCTCCAGTCGGCGGCGGTGCACCCCGGCTCTGTTATGACTAACCTTATGCAGACTCAGGAATACGAAGGGAGGATCGGGTATATTCTAAATAGAATCTGTTCCGCGCTCGCGTCTGTTGTCCTGCTGCGTCCGGTATTCGGCGCGCAGACTTCCGTGATGTGCGCCAGCAAGTACCCACTCCAAGGTGGGAAATATTACGTGCGTTGCGAAACAGCGGAATCATCCGGCGATACGAAAGACCGGGATGTGTCGAAACTTCTATGGGACAACTCGGATGCATGGGTTAAAACTCTAGCCGGGAGCAGCGAAAATGAGCATCAATAG